Genomic DNA from Desulfonema ishimotonii:
ACCTGAAGAAACATAATCATCATAACCGTAACGACGCCCCGCCCGTGTATTAACGAGTACGATATCAAGGGGATTTAATTCATAATCAATCCGATGTAACTCTTCCTCCACATCCTTTGCGGTTACAACATAACCGTCTTCAAAACGACGAAAGTCCAACTTCACACCGTTCTGAAAGCACCAATCCAAAGGCACTTCATCAATGGTAATCGATTTTTCTCCTTTGTTCATTGTTGAATGAAAATGATACGGCGCATCCAAATGAGTACCGTTATGTGTTATGAGTTCCACTTTTTCAATTGCCCAGGTTTCGCCATCCGGTAAATCCTCCTTTTTCAAACCGGAAAAATACTGCTGAATTTGCGGAAAGGTATCCTGATGATTAAAATAAGTAA
This window encodes:
- a CDS encoding cyclase family protein gives rise to the protein MSRKLIDISIYLENNVVSDPDGYGPKITYFNHQDTFPQIQQYFSGLKKEDLPDGETWAIEKVELITHNGTHLDAPYHFHSTMNKGEKSITIDEVPLDWCFQNGVKLDFRRFEDGYVVTAKDVEEELHRIDYELNPLDIVLVNTRAGRRYGYDDYVSSGCGMGYEATMYLLEKGVRVTGTDAWSWDAPFFHTAKKYRETQDPSVIWEGHKAGKDIGYCHMEKLHNLEILPSSGFMVSCFPVKIRKASAGWTRAVAIINE